A single Gemmatimonadota bacterium DNA region contains:
- a CDS encoding HDIG domain-containing metalloprotein, giving the protein MNLWRRLSERDAADEADPPDRNKRDDAVARTSFAPRLDVILEIAAVTARILLDPRVTFALAIAVVILVPGRVGELITALFVAVGALLVYRARQWRRIPDHIRWLAWADLNMPLMRRLSLEAPGTYAHTIAMANLTEAACNAIGADGLLGRVGSYYHDVGKLRKPQHFVENQPRGRNPHDKLKPATSAAIIRSHVRDGIELAKENGVPRPIRAFIAEHHGTLPIAYFLAKARERDDSVNASEYSYPGPIPQSAETAICMLADAAEAKVRALADPTPAAIRTMVEATIAQRMEEGQLADAPITLRELSIVREQFVRILTGMFHGRIEYPSPVRPMAIAPKRDSRASA; this is encoded by the coding sequence ATGAATCTGTGGCGACGGCTCTCGGAGCGTGATGCCGCGGACGAAGCGGACCCTCCAGATCGCAACAAGCGCGACGATGCAGTTGCGCGAACATCCTTCGCGCCACGACTCGACGTAATACTCGAGATAGCGGCTGTTACGGCGCGAATACTGCTCGACCCGCGCGTGACCTTCGCCCTCGCCATAGCGGTCGTGATCCTCGTTCCGGGTCGCGTGGGGGAGTTGATCACCGCCTTATTTGTCGCCGTCGGTGCGTTGCTCGTGTATCGCGCCAGGCAGTGGCGCCGGATTCCGGATCACATTCGCTGGCTTGCATGGGCGGACCTCAACATGCCGCTCATGCGCCGCCTGAGTCTGGAAGCGCCTGGCACTTACGCTCACACGATCGCGATGGCGAATCTCACCGAGGCCGCGTGCAACGCCATCGGTGCGGATGGTCTGCTCGGCCGCGTTGGATCGTACTATCACGACGTGGGCAAGCTTCGCAAGCCGCAGCACTTCGTGGAGAACCAGCCGCGCGGACGCAACCCGCACGACAAGCTCAAGCCGGCTACGAGCGCGGCGATCATACGCTCGCACGTTCGGGACGGCATCGAGCTGGCCAAGGAGAACGGTGTTCCGCGTCCCATCCGCGCGTTCATCGCCGAGCACCACGGAACCCTTCCGATCGCGTACTTCCTGGCCAAGGCGCGCGAGCGCGACGACTCGGTGAACGCGAGCGAATATTCCTATCCGGGTCCCATTCCGCAGAGCGCGGAAACCGCAATCTGCATGCTTGCAGATGCCGCCGAGGCGAAGGTGCGAGCGCTGGCCGATCCGACGCCTGCGGCGATACGTACGATGGTCGAAGCGACGATCGCACAGCGGATGGAGGAGGGGCAGCTCGCTGACGCGCCAATCACTCTGCGCGAGCTCAGCATAGTGCGCGAGCAGTTCGTGCGTATCCTCACCGGCATGTTCCACGGCCGGATCGAGTATCCGTCGCCGGTGCGACCGATGGCCATCGCGCCGAAACGCGATTCGCGCGCGAGCGCGTGA
- a CDS encoding PhoH family protein — protein MTVSDDNTALRISTEGADMLTLAGVNDENLTELMRQTGARVALRGDTMTLTGAREEVDRAQPVAQRMIDQAKRQLPLTADDVLRMSLDGVRPDGSASDERIVLPGIRKVIQPKTAGQAEYLKQISDNDIVIGIGPAGTGKTYLAVAAAVDALSRKRVRRIVLARPAVEAGESLGFLPGDMQAKVDPYLRPLYDALEDMMPAERVQKALETRTIEIAPLAYMRGRTLADAFVILDEAQNATAAQMKMFLTRLGVNSRVVITGDKTQIDLPRREDSGLVQVERVLAGIEGISFFYFTDADVVRHRLVRDIIKAYAEDTTG, from the coding sequence TTGACCGTTTCAGACGACAACACGGCGCTCAGGATCTCGACGGAAGGCGCCGACATGCTCACTCTCGCGGGAGTGAACGACGAGAATCTCACCGAGCTCATGCGCCAGACGGGAGCGCGTGTAGCTCTTCGTGGCGATACCATGACACTGACGGGTGCGCGCGAGGAGGTTGACCGCGCGCAGCCAGTGGCGCAGCGCATGATCGACCAGGCGAAGCGCCAGCTTCCGCTGACCGCGGACGACGTCCTGCGGATGAGCCTGGATGGCGTGCGCCCGGATGGCTCCGCATCGGACGAGCGGATCGTGCTGCCGGGAATCCGGAAGGTCATTCAGCCAAAGACCGCGGGCCAGGCGGAATATCTCAAGCAGATCAGCGACAACGACATTGTGATCGGGATCGGTCCGGCGGGAACGGGAAAGACGTATCTCGCTGTGGCTGCGGCGGTCGACGCGCTCTCGCGCAAGCGCGTGCGTCGCATAGTGCTTGCGCGTCCCGCCGTCGAGGCTGGCGAGAGTCTCGGCTTCCTGCCGGGTGACATGCAGGCCAAGGTCGATCCGTACCTGCGTCCGCTGTACGACGCGCTGGAAGACATGATGCCGGCGGAGCGCGTGCAGAAGGCGCTCGAAACGCGCACGATCGAGATTGCACCGCTTGCATACATGCGCGGCCGCACGCTCGCCGATGCCTTCGTCATCCTCGACGAGGCGCAGAACGCGACGGCGGCGCAGATGAAGATGTTTCTGACTCGACTGGGCGTCAATTCACGCGTCGTCATAACCGGCGACAAGACGCAGATCGACCTTCCGCGTCGTGAAGATTCGGGACTGGTGCAGGTGGAGCGGGTGCTTGCCGGAATCGAGGGCATATCGTTCTTCTACTTCACCGACGCCGACGTTGTGCGACACAGACTGGTGCGTGACATCATCAAGGCGTACGCAGAGGATACGACGGGGTGA
- the aspS gene encoding aspartate--tRNA ligase has product MSAPEFPATTERTTLCGALRAEHAGTQARLGGWVESSRNLGGMVFLNLRDRAGVVQVSFNPDFTPAAMIEAASSVSLESVVRVEGTVALRPQNMANADMDTGAVEVQATSITVLGPAESIAMPVVAKGSNLPAEEIRLRYRYLDLRRAPLQANLILRHRLLQVTRAFLDARGFLEVETPILTKPTPEGSRDYVVPSRLHPAEFYALPQSPQLYKQLLMISGMDRYFQLARCFRDEDLRADRQPEFTQIDIEASFITPEDLYTLTEGMLQALFAVAGIQIATPFPRMTYADAMENYGCDRPDMRFGLQIRDVTSVFRESDFAIARAAIASGGRVRGIVIPGGASLSRKQVDEIEVAARSAGAAGLMRIKCVNGVVDGAPAKALTDAGRAALQLSDGDLMLLVAGPDHISNPALDRTRQDAARRMSLVPDGASELLWVTDFPMFAVDPETGRLDAMHHPFTAPNPEDLGFLDSDPARVRALAYDVILNGTELGGGSIRIGDPALQRRVLSLLGIDSSTAEERFGFLLEALSAGAPPHGGIALGFDRIAMLLAGAPSLRDVIAFPKTTAARALFEGAPTVIPADELAALHLKPAHA; this is encoded by the coding sequence GTGAGCGCCCCCGAATTTCCCGCGACAACCGAGCGAACCACCCTCTGCGGCGCACTTCGCGCCGAGCATGCCGGAACGCAAGCGAGGCTGGGCGGATGGGTCGAGAGCTCGCGCAACCTCGGCGGGATGGTCTTCCTGAATCTGCGTGATCGCGCAGGAGTCGTTCAGGTCTCATTCAATCCGGACTTCACCCCCGCTGCGATGATCGAGGCCGCGTCGTCGGTTTCGCTCGAGAGCGTCGTGCGCGTCGAGGGCACTGTCGCATTGCGTCCGCAGAACATGGCGAACGCCGACATGGACACCGGGGCGGTCGAAGTACAGGCCACTTCGATAACCGTGCTGGGACCGGCGGAGTCGATAGCGATGCCGGTCGTCGCCAAGGGATCGAACCTACCGGCGGAAGAGATACGGCTGCGCTACCGCTACCTGGATCTGCGTCGCGCGCCGCTGCAGGCGAACCTCATCCTGCGCCACCGGCTGCTGCAGGTAACGCGAGCATTTCTCGACGCGCGCGGATTCCTGGAAGTCGAGACGCCGATCCTCACCAAGCCAACACCGGAAGGGTCGCGCGACTACGTGGTCCCCAGCCGGCTGCATCCCGCGGAGTTCTACGCGCTGCCGCAGTCGCCGCAGCTGTACAAGCAGTTGCTGATGATCTCGGGCATGGATCGTTATTTCCAGCTCGCGCGCTGTTTTCGCGATGAGGACCTGCGCGCGGATCGCCAACCGGAATTCACACAGATCGACATCGAAGCGTCGTTCATCACGCCGGAAGATCTCTACACGCTGACAGAAGGCATGCTTCAGGCGCTGTTCGCGGTTGCCGGCATTCAGATCGCGACACCGTTCCCGCGAATGACGTACGCTGATGCGATGGAGAATTACGGCTGCGATCGTCCGGACATGCGCTTCGGCTTGCAGATTCGCGACGTGACCTCCGTATTCCGGGAGTCCGACTTCGCCATTGCGCGCGCGGCGATCGCGTCCGGCGGGCGGGTGCGGGGGATAGTGATTCCTGGCGGAGCGTCGCTCTCACGCAAGCAGGTGGACGAAATCGAAGTTGCAGCCAGGAGCGCGGGCGCTGCGGGGCTGATGCGTATCAAGTGCGTGAACGGTGTCGTCGATGGCGCGCCGGCAAAGGCGCTCACCGATGCCGGTCGTGCGGCGTTGCAGTTGTCGGATGGCGATCTCATGTTGCTGGTGGCCGGTCCGGATCACATTTCGAATCCAGCACTGGATCGCACGCGTCAGGACGCCGCGCGCCGGATGTCGCTGGTCCCGGATGGCGCGAGCGAGCTGCTCTGGGTGACTGATTTTCCCATGTTCGCCGTGGATCCGGAGACCGGACGCCTCGACGCGATGCACCATCCATTCACCGCACCGAACCCGGAAGATCTCGGATTCCTCGACAGCGATCCGGCACGCGTTCGTGCGCTCGCGTACGACGTGATTCTCAACGGGACGGAGCTGGGCGGTGGCAGCATTCGCATCGGCGACCCGGCGCTCCAGCGGCGGGTACTGTCCCTTCTGGGCATCGATTCCTCCACGGCGGAGGAGCGCTTCGGCTTTCTGCTGGAGGCGCTCTCCGCTGGCGCCCCGCCGCACGGCGGAATTGCATTAGGCTTCGACAGGATTGCGATGCTGCTCGCCGGGGCCCCCAGCTTGCGTGATGTCATTGCATTTCCCAAAACGACTGCGGCGCGCGCATTGTTCGAGGGAGCGCCGACCGTAATACCGGCCGACGAGCTCGCTGCTCTACATCTCAAACCCGCTCACGCTTGA
- the rlmN gene encoding 23S rRNA (adenine(2503)-C(2))-methyltransferase RlmN, with product MSKINLLNLTPADADATLEAFFRDRGEPLYRARQVARRLWQAPVRSFADITELPLALREALEQSFELPELGIATQQLSADGTRKFLFRLADGEAIETVSIPDADRLTLCISSQAGCALQCAFCATGKMGFTRNLEPYEIACQVREMALLDPPIAVTNIVFMGMGEPLMNWRAVNSALTILNDPAGLGIGARHITVSTVGILPGIVALADRPEQFRLAISVHAPTDELRRSLMPINTKYPLSEVIEAAKSFDRRVTFEYVMLGGVNDRDEDARELMKLAQECKAFVNLIPLHPGGAGDFTPTTADSIRRFAAMLRRGGLSVAIRKSRGKDIAAACGQLRVERHRRRRPVGAEHDGGVEVA from the coding sequence ATGTCCAAAATCAATCTTCTCAATCTCACGCCCGCGGACGCCGATGCGACCCTGGAGGCGTTCTTTCGTGACCGTGGCGAGCCGCTGTATCGCGCTCGTCAGGTCGCGCGCAGGCTGTGGCAGGCGCCCGTACGCTCGTTCGCGGATATCACGGAGCTGCCCCTAGCGCTCCGTGAAGCACTCGAACAGTCGTTCGAACTCCCCGAGCTCGGCATCGCGACGCAACAACTATCGGCCGACGGGACGCGCAAGTTTCTGTTCCGCCTGGCCGACGGCGAAGCGATAGAAACTGTCTCGATTCCCGACGCAGATCGCCTGACGTTGTGCATCTCGTCGCAGGCCGGCTGTGCGCTTCAGTGTGCGTTCTGCGCTACAGGCAAGATGGGCTTCACGCGCAATCTGGAGCCGTACGAGATAGCCTGCCAGGTGCGTGAGATGGCGCTGCTGGACCCGCCAATCGCGGTCACCAACATCGTCTTCATGGGGATGGGGGAGCCGCTCATGAACTGGCGCGCCGTCAATTCCGCGCTCACGATCCTGAACGATCCGGCCGGACTCGGCATCGGTGCCCGCCACATCACAGTCTCGACAGTCGGGATTCTCCCTGGCATCGTCGCGCTGGCCGACCGTCCGGAACAGTTCCGGTTGGCGATTTCGGTGCACGCACCGACCGACGAGCTGCGTCGCAGTCTCATGCCCATCAACACGAAGTATCCACTCTCCGAAGTGATCGAAGCCGCAAAGAGCTTCGATCGGCGCGTCACCTTCGAGTACGTGATGCTTGGCGGTGTGAACGACCGCGACGAGGACGCGCGCGAGTTGATGAAGCTGGCGCAGGAGTGCAAGGCGTTCGTGAATCTCATTCCGCTGCATCCGGGCGGCGCCGGCGATTTCACGCCAACCACCGCGGACTCCATACGTCGTTTCGCGGCGATGCTGCGGCGCGGTGGGTTGAGTGTCGCAATCCGCAAGAGTCGCGGAAAGGACATCGCCGCGGCGTGCGGCCAGCTACGGGTAGAACGGCATCGGAGGCGGCGTCCAGTCGGTGCCGAGCACGACGGTGGCGTCGAGGTAGCGTGA
- a CDS encoding LytR C-terminal domain-containing protein: protein MSCRSVMLVIAAAFAFAGCKKGVQHRGASADAAAAKIDTTVGHAPPGVRIKVEVLNASAARGAARRATLLLRARGYDVVAMGNSRTTQAPTLVLDRSNHPEWAALISKAIGGKAVARPDTSRYLDATVVLGTDWTPPPMPFYP from the coding sequence ATGTCGTGCCGTTCCGTGATGCTCGTGATCGCTGCGGCATTTGCGTTTGCAGGATGCAAAAAGGGCGTTCAACATCGCGGCGCTTCGGCAGATGCAGCGGCGGCGAAGATCGACACCACCGTCGGTCACGCCCCGCCCGGGGTGCGCATCAAGGTCGAAGTGTTGAACGCAAGCGCGGCCCGTGGTGCGGCACGACGCGCGACGCTACTGCTGCGCGCGCGTGGCTACGACGTGGTTGCGATGGGCAATTCTCGTACGACGCAGGCACCGACACTGGTGCTGGACAGATCCAATCATCCGGAGTGGGCCGCGCTGATCAGCAAGGCAATCGGCGGCAAGGCCGTCGCTCGCCCGGATACTTCACGCTACCTCGACGCCACCGTCGTGCTCGGCACCGACTGGACGCCGCCTCCGATGCCGTTCTACCCGTAG
- a CDS encoding HD domain-containing protein translates to MHSSTLDLPDWARVGDKRAEHIQRVTALLNAWAAAMRLPPAEARAFIDAGVLHDALRDATETELREITGDNESPAGLLHGPAAAITLERHGEKRTDLLDAIRYHTVGSVRWGVVGRALYMADFLEPGRKFMKQDRYFLSLQVPTSFESVFRQVVRMRLEWTVREGNNIFPETVTLWNSLQ, encoded by the coding sequence ATGCACAGCTCGACGCTGGACCTTCCCGATTGGGCGCGCGTTGGCGACAAGCGCGCCGAGCACATTCAACGCGTCACTGCGTTGCTGAATGCGTGGGCAGCGGCGATGCGGCTTCCTCCGGCCGAAGCGCGTGCGTTCATCGACGCCGGCGTTCTGCACGACGCACTGCGTGACGCGACCGAAACCGAGTTGCGCGAGATCACCGGTGACAACGAAAGCCCGGCCGGCCTGCTGCATGGCCCCGCTGCGGCGATCACACTGGAAAGGCACGGCGAGAAGCGCACCGACCTGCTGGACGCGATTCGCTATCACACAGTCGGCAGCGTGCGGTGGGGAGTCGTTGGGCGGGCCCTGTACATGGCCGACTTTCTGGAGCCTGGCCGGAAGTTCATGAAGCAGGACAGATATTTTCTCTCGCTGCAGGTCCCGACGTCGTTCGAAAGCGTATTTCGCCAGGTGGTGCGGATGCGTCTGGAATGGACCGTGCGCGAGGGAAACAACATCTTTCCGGAAACGGTCACGCTCTGGAACAGCCTTCAGTAA
- the panC gene encoding pantoate--beta-alanine ligase: protein MRGNDEFLSSIPRARQNVVTESSIAGMRARLRELTASGARVALVPTMGALHDGHLALVDAAAKTADVVAVSIFVNPLQFGPNEDLARYPRTPESDSAALTEHGATIVFMPTAEEMYGANTSRTTVTPPLFAAVLEGAVRPGHFAGVLTVVAKLFNIVQPAVAVFGRKDLQQLSLIRAMVADLNFPVQIIAIDTVRESDGLALSSRNRYLDADARRHAPALRAALASAKAAFDAGTTSPAAIESAGMATLAKDGAFEVDYLALVNETDFARPSVAAKGDSIVVAARIGGTRLIDNIQL, encoded by the coding sequence TTGCGCGGGAACGACGAATTTCTCAGCTCCATTCCACGGGCACGACAGAACGTGGTAACCGAATCATCCATCGCGGGGATGCGTGCGCGCTTGCGCGAACTCACCGCCAGCGGCGCGCGAGTGGCACTCGTTCCGACGATGGGTGCACTGCACGACGGACATCTCGCGCTGGTGGACGCCGCCGCGAAGACTGCGGACGTGGTCGCCGTGAGCATCTTCGTAAACCCGTTGCAGTTCGGACCCAACGAGGACCTCGCGCGTTATCCGCGTACGCCCGAAAGTGACTCGGCAGCGCTCACAGAACACGGCGCAACCATCGTCTTCATGCCGACGGCGGAAGAGATGTACGGCGCCAACACCTCGCGGACGACCGTAACGCCTCCATTGTTCGCGGCCGTGCTCGAGGGTGCGGTTCGCCCTGGTCACTTCGCCGGCGTACTCACCGTGGTGGCGAAGCTGTTCAACATCGTTCAGCCAGCCGTCGCGGTGTTCGGGCGCAAGGATCTTCAGCAACTGTCGCTGATCCGCGCCATGGTCGCCGATCTGAACTTTCCGGTTCAGATCATCGCGATCGATACCGTGCGGGAAAGCGATGGACTTGCACTCTCCAGTCGCAACCGCTATCTCGACGCCGACGCACGGCGCCACGCACCCGCGCTGCGCGCGGCGCTCGCCTCGGCGAAAGCTGCTTTCGACGCCGGAACCACCAGCCCGGCGGCAATCGAATCGGCGGGGATGGCTACCCTGGCGAAGGATGGCGCGTTCGAGGTTGATTATCTCGCTCTGGTAAACGAAACTGATTTCGCACGGCCGTCCGTCGCCGCGAAGGGAGATTCGATAGTGGTCGCGGCGCGGATCGGCGGCACTCGATTGATCGATAACATCCAACTCTGA
- the panB gene encoding 3-methyl-2-oxobutanoate hydroxymethyltransferase gives MSSAPPSRAVTVRDIRDRKGKDPIVVVTAYDVLFGRLVDQAGVDIVLVGDSAGNVVAGFESTLPVTLDQMIYHGAAVCRGVSRALVTVDMPFLTYQIDTATALVNAGRLLVETGAQAVKLEGGNERIAATVARLVEIGIPVMGHLGFTPQSVNAIGVRVQGREAEEEDRILAEAKRLDQAGAFAIVLELMPAKLAARITASISAPTIGIGAGPGCDGQVLVLPDMLGMNEEFSPRFLKRYANLADTVRDAVRAYGDDVRGHRYPSAEHSF, from the coding sequence TTGAGCAGCGCACCGCCGTCACGCGCCGTCACGGTTCGTGACATTCGCGATCGCAAGGGCAAGGATCCAATCGTCGTCGTCACTGCGTACGACGTTCTCTTTGGCCGGCTCGTGGACCAGGCAGGCGTGGACATCGTGCTCGTCGGTGATTCCGCCGGCAACGTCGTGGCGGGATTCGAATCGACTCTGCCGGTGACACTGGATCAAATGATCTATCACGGTGCAGCGGTATGTCGCGGAGTCTCCCGCGCGCTCGTTACGGTGGATATGCCATTCCTGACATATCAGATCGATACCGCGACCGCGCTCGTGAATGCGGGACGGTTGCTCGTCGAGACCGGTGCGCAGGCCGTGAAGCTGGAAGGCGGCAACGAGCGCATCGCGGCAACAGTCGCACGTCTCGTGGAGATCGGCATTCCGGTAATGGGACATCTGGGCTTCACGCCGCAATCGGTGAACGCGATCGGCGTTCGAGTGCAGGGAAGAGAAGCTGAAGAAGAGGACCGCATTCTGGCCGAAGCGAAGCGACTGGACCAGGCGGGCGCCTTCGCGATAGTTCTGGAGTTGATGCCGGCGAAACTTGCGGCGCGCATCACGGCGAGCATCAGCGCTCCGACGATCGGGATCGGTGCCGGCCCGGGGTGCGATGGTCAGGTGCTGGTGCTCCCCGACATGCTCGGTATGAACGAGGAGTTCTCACCGCGTTTCCTCAAACGCTACGCGAATCTGGCCGACACGGTGCGCGACGCGGTGCGCGCGTACGGCGACGACGTTCGCGGGCATCGGTATCCGTCAGCCGAACACAGTTTCTAG
- the folK gene encoding 2-amino-4-hydroxy-6-hydroxymethyldihydropteridine diphosphokinase yields the protein MDDIAFVALGSNLGDRRKHLSDALSRIGGIPGVAIVALTGPEETEPIGPVAQGPYLNQMIALRTSLSPPELLAALHEVEREGGRVRTVRWGPRTIDLDIVKYAHTTWSSAELQVPHREIDNRDFWQRELAELAEVSI from the coding sequence ATGGATGACATCGCCTTCGTCGCACTGGGTTCCAACCTGGGCGATCGGCGAAAACATCTGTCCGACGCCCTCTCACGCATCGGCGGAATTCCAGGAGTCGCGATAGTGGCGCTGACCGGTCCCGAGGAAACCGAACCGATCGGTCCCGTCGCTCAGGGGCCCTACCTGAATCAGATGATCGCGCTGCGCACTTCACTGTCACCGCCCGAATTGCTGGCGGCGCTGCACGAGGTGGAGCGCGAGGGTGGCCGCGTTCGGACCGTCCGTTGGGGGCCGCGCACAATAGATTTGGACATCGTCAAGTACGCGCACACGACCTGGAGCTCGGCCGAGCTTCAGGTACCACATAGAGAAATCGACAACCGCGACTTCTGGCAGCGTGAGCTCGCCGAACTCGCAGAGGTATCCATTTGA
- a CDS encoding dihydroneopterin aldolase, translating to MADTVSLRGMRFHARVGVLPHEEQLPQPVELDLSVTVDETVRPPHVVDYVALYSAVAEVMSVRHIAYLEEAAERVAAAALRVRGVRSATVSIRKPHVPLPGPVEYAEVSITRERDG from the coding sequence ATGGCCGACACCGTTTCGCTCAGGGGAATGCGCTTCCACGCGCGCGTCGGAGTGCTGCCGCACGAGGAGCAGCTGCCGCAACCCGTGGAGCTCGATCTCTCCGTGACGGTAGACGAGACTGTACGGCCGCCGCACGTCGTCGACTACGTCGCGCTTTACAGCGCCGTCGCCGAAGTGATGAGCGTACGTCACATCGCATATCTGGAAGAGGCGGCCGAGCGCGTCGCGGCTGCGGCACTGCGCGTCCGAGGTGTGCGGTCGGCCACCGTGTCGATCAGAAAGCCGCACGTGCCGCTGCCCGGCCCGGTTGAATACGCCGAAGTCTCGATCACCCGCGAGCGCGATGGATGA
- the trpA gene encoding tryptophan synthase subunit alpha, protein MASGLAITSSNRIDERFALLREQGRKALVCYATAGHPDRARSIALLRGLEDAGADVVEVGVPFSDPLADGPVIQASSQIALDAGTTFSDVLEIVAEAALGVPVVLFGYLNPFLAAGEGALDRMVSARCDGLLITDLPVGADPPLEARFTASPLAFIRLVAPTTPVDRMKLIAQNGSGFVYLISRLGVTGMQQQIAPELGSTVARLRSVTTLPICVGFGVTDARQAAAVAAVADGVVVGSAIVRAAGTSVDAAIALTRSLRAGIDNAG, encoded by the coding sequence ATGGCATCAGGGTTAGCGATTACGTCATCTAACAGAATCGACGAGCGGTTCGCTCTTCTGCGGGAGCAGGGCAGAAAGGCGCTCGTGTGCTATGCGACGGCTGGGCATCCCGATCGCGCGCGCTCGATCGCTCTGCTGCGCGGGCTGGAAGACGCCGGCGCCGACGTAGTCGAAGTCGGTGTGCCGTTCTCCGATCCGCTCGCCGACGGTCCGGTCATCCAGGCAAGCTCGCAGATCGCGCTCGACGCTGGCACGACATTCAGCGACGTGCTCGAAATCGTCGCCGAAGCGGCTCTTGGCGTTCCGGTGGTGCTGTTCGGATATCTCAATCCATTTCTCGCCGCTGGCGAGGGGGCACTGGACCGCATGGTGAGCGCGCGATGCGACGGATTGTTGATTACCGACCTTCCCGTAGGCGCAGATCCACCACTCGAGGCTCGCTTCACAGCCAGTCCGCTTGCGTTCATCCGACTCGTCGCGCCAACCACCCCGGTCGATCGAATGAAGCTCATTGCGCAGAACGGCAGTGGATTCGTGTATCTCATCAGTCGCCTCGGTGTCACAGGTATGCAGCAGCAGATTGCGCCGGAACTGGGCTCGACGGTCGCGCGTCTGCGTTCGGTGACCACGCTGCCTATCTGCGTCGGCTTCGGCGTCACGGACGCACGTCAGGCTGCTGCAGTCGCGGCCGTCGCCGACGGCGTTGTCGTGGGCAGCGCGATCGTCCGGGCGGCGGGAACGAGCGTAGATGCGGCGATCGCACTCACGCGGTCTCTGCGTGCCGGAATCGACAACGCAGGTTGA
- a CDS encoding HD domain-containing phosphohydrolase has product MSQTAVDEGEREETANTRRAGRALIVATHAATRAMKLYPPEHQAVQKALSELATAASECRSVDSELELRVHGEFIFVNGTRLRLDLSNYASFGRVLELFRSAGVGSLRVLREATPREWFSLVTLLETVGSTGEGDADELVRRLRAAGVDAFEAAAHADEEEEIEEREVAKAAARRTYAQSVALTKDVINSVRMGRVPSARKIKRAVQTIVDEVLTEEASLIGLTTLREYDEYTYTHSVNVCIFAVALGKRIGMSKLQLYELGVAALMHDIGKSRVPTDLLQKSTALDEDDWRRITAHPWLGMLTLFQLRGQQELPYRAMVSAHEHHMRRDLTGYPRVIRPRSIAMTSRIVAVADAYDAATSRRSYQTKPYPPSAVLQEMRDNPRRGLDPVVVKAFITLLGIYPSGTLVVLDTFELAVVLAANPNPEMLSRPRVVVVSDGRGNLLQPPIETDLAATGPDGQFARTIIKTADPDRYGIRVSDYVI; this is encoded by the coding sequence GTGAGTCAGACGGCGGTGGACGAGGGCGAGCGGGAAGAGACCGCGAATACGCGGCGCGCCGGCCGCGCGCTCATCGTAGCGACTCACGCTGCAACGCGCGCGATGAAACTGTACCCTCCGGAGCATCAGGCGGTGCAGAAAGCGCTGAGCGAGCTAGCTACCGCGGCGTCGGAATGCAGAAGCGTGGATTCGGAGCTCGAGCTGCGCGTGCACGGCGAGTTCATCTTCGTGAACGGCACGCGACTGCGGCTGGATCTCAGCAACTACGCCAGCTTCGGGCGCGTGCTGGAGCTGTTTCGCTCGGCTGGTGTCGGGTCGCTGCGTGTGCTGCGCGAGGCAACCCCACGCGAATGGTTCTCGCTGGTCACGTTGCTGGAGACGGTCGGCAGCACGGGCGAGGGCGATGCGGACGAGCTCGTGCGCCGCTTGCGCGCTGCGGGAGTCGATGCATTCGAGGCCGCCGCTCACGCCGATGAGGAGGAAGAGATCGAGGAGCGGGAGGTCGCGAAGGCCGCGGCGCGGCGAACCTATGCGCAGTCCGTCGCGCTCACCAAGGACGTGATCAACTCGGTCCGCATGGGCCGCGTACCTAGTGCGCGAAAGATCAAGCGAGCGGTGCAGACCATCGTGGACGAGGTGCTGACGGAAGAGGCGTCGCTGATCGGGCTGACGACTCTGCGTGAGTACGACGAGTACACGTACACGCACTCCGTCAACGTCTGCATCTTCGCCGTTGCGCTCGGGAAGCGAATTGGAATGAGCAAGCTGCAGCTCTACGAGCTTGGCGTCGCAGCGCTGATGCACGACATAGGCAAGTCGCGCGTTCCGACCGATCTGCTTCAGAAATCCACCGCTCTGGACGAGGACGACTGGCGGCGCATCACGGCGCACCCGTGGCTCGGAATGCTCACTCTGTTCCAGCTGCGGGGGCAGCAGGAGCTTCCGTATCGTGCGATGGTGAGCGCGCACGAGCATCACATGCGGCGCGATCTGACCGGCTATCCGCGGGTGATTCGTCCGCGATCCATCGCGATGACGAGCCGGATCGTGGCGGTGGCGGACGCGTATGACGCCGCAACGAGCCGGCGATCGTACCAGACCAAGCCGTATCCGCCGTCGGCCGTACTGCAGGAGATGCGCGACAATCCACGCCGCGGACTCGATCCGGTTGTAGTGAAGGCGTTCATCACGCTGCTCGGGATCTATCCGTCAGGAACGCTCGTCGTACTCGACACGTTCGAGCTCGCTGTCGTGCTTGCCGCGAATCCGAATCCGGAGATGTTGTCGAGGCCGCGTGTGGTAGTGGTGAGCGACGGACGCGGGAATCTTCTGCAGCCACCGATCGAGACAGACCTTGCGGCGACCGGACCCGATGGTCAGTTTGCGCGCACCATCATCAAGACTGCGGATCCGGACAGGTATGGCATCAGGGTTAGCGATTACGTCATCTAA